A single Mangifera indica cultivar Alphonso chromosome 20, CATAS_Mindica_2.1, whole genome shotgun sequence DNA region contains:
- the LOC123203937 gene encoding dihydrolipoyllysine-residue succinyltransferase component of 2-oxoglutarate dehydrogenase complex 2, mitochondrial-like isoform X4, with product MLDKGNDEVPHAHQLGELLETSQVVTIDVASPEAVVIKELVAKGETVEPGFKIAIISKSGEGVAHVAPLEKIPEWATRKPSLAEKIKRRSRNRAVPQKWNQNLPRVGQFWFWIDFFAHPYLYLFLKY from the exons ATGCTGGATAAGGGGAATGATGAAGTGCCACATGCTCACCAGCTTGGTGAACTGCTAGAGACATCTCAAGTG GTAACAATTGATGTTGCAAGTCCAGAAGCAGTTGTGATTAAAGAG CTTGTAGCCAAAGGAGAAACTGTGGAACCAGGTTTCAAAATTGCTATCATTTCAAAGTCTGGTGAAGGTGTAGCTCATGTTGCTCCCTTGGAGAAAATACCAGAGTGGGCTACTCGTAAGCCATCTCTTGCTGAAAAGATAAAGAGGAGAAGTCGGAACCGAGCGGTTCCTCAAAAATGGAACCAGAACCTACCCAGGGTAGGCCAGTTCTGG TTCTGGATCGATTTTTTTGCTCACCCCTACTTATATCTATTTCTTAAATACTGA
- the LOC123203937 gene encoding dihydrolipoyllysine-residue succinyltransferase component of 2-oxoglutarate dehydrogenase complex 1, mitochondrial-like isoform X2, which produces MLDKGNDEVPHAHQLGELLETSQVVTIDVASPEAVVIKELVAKGETVEPGFKIAIISKSGEGVAHVAPLEKIPEWATRKPSLAEKIKRRSRNRAVPQKWNQNLPRVGQFWVRTRTEGWVPIGSGSGSIFLLTPTYIYFLNTDHCIPFYEFIYFSRIRDKMFNFL; this is translated from the exons ATGCTGGATAAGGGGAATGATGAAGTGCCACATGCTCACCAGCTTGGTGAACTGCTAGAGACATCTCAAGTG GTAACAATTGATGTTGCAAGTCCAGAAGCAGTTGTGATTAAAGAG CTTGTAGCCAAAGGAGAAACTGTGGAACCAGGTTTCAAAATTGCTATCATTTCAAAGTCTGGTGAAGGTGTAGCTCATGTTGCTCCCTTGGAGAAAATACCAGAGTGGGCTACTCGTAAGCCATCTCTTGCTGAAAAGATAAAGAGGAGAAGTCGGAACCGAGCGGTTCCTCAAAAATGGAACCAGAACCTACCCAGGGTAGGCCAGTTCTGGGTAAGAACTAGAACCGAAGGGTGGGTACCCATCGGTTCTGGTTCTGGATCGATTTTTTTGCTCACCCCTACTTATATCTATTTCTTAAATACTGACCATTGTATTCCCTTTTATGAGTTTATCTACTTTTCAAGAATCAGGGATAAAATGTTCAATTTCTTGTGA
- the LOC123203940 gene encoding uncharacterized protein LOC123203940 — translation MKRALFYTRNFLLFLPKFNASHTISLIQHGSPAPPTVRFYTPESKSSNFALTQNNNGARDVEDVSNEELKRRIDKFFEGDEEAIPSIFEAILRRKLAGKHEESDEN, via the exons ATGAAGCGAGCTCTGTTTTACACTcgcaattttcttctcttcctacCCAAATTTAACGCCAGTCATACAATTTCACTTATTCAACACGGGTCTCCAGCCCCTCCCACAGTCAGGTTTTACACACCCGAGTCTAAATCATCCAATTTCGCCCTAACCCAGAACAATAATGGCGCCAGAGACGTTGAGGACGTTAGCAACGAAG AGCTTAAAAGGAGAATAGACAAGTTCTTTGAAGGAGATGAAGAGGCAATCCCATCAATCTTTGAAGCCATATTGAGAAGGAAGTTAGCAGGAAAGCATGAAGAGAGTGATGAGAATTGA
- the LOC123204349 gene encoding putative receptor-like protein kinase At3g47110 — MATLAMTAKNITTDQSALFQFKAQITSDPYGVLAYNWSFSNPICSWVGISCGARHERVTALNLSFMDLGGNISPHLGNLSFLVNLDLSYNHFHGHLPNELGQLRRLRVFSVGNNRISGGIPGFIGLLSKLQILKLEFNNFSDTIPDALYNVTTLEALWSRDNKIQGSISPKIAKLTRLKTFYMANNFLSGSIPWSSIYNSSSLQGFRLGNNSLSGSLPDDLCNCLPKLEWLTLSFNRLSGQLPRSLGNCSEANTYSLAHNKFTGLIPQNIGNSSKITRLILDHNSLEGNIPQGIGKLKNLQLLALSYNNLAGKIPEELGNLQNLQGLFINFNSLSGVIPVSIFNVSTIIYISLVGNNLSGYLPSTIGQGVPNLKILFIGFNELTGTIPTSIINASKLAVLDLSANSFSGLVPNTLGNLKYLERLNLEFNNFTTESPSAEWSFLSSLTKCRKLRILCLDHNPLYGVIPLSIGNLSETLEIFVASNCKIRGSIPTQVGNLHSLIEFDLLENDLSGFIPTSMGNLWNLQGLRLNKNNFLGFIPYELCQLHMLDKLLLNDNMLFGAIPTCLANLTSLRDLQLGSNKFNSSIPPSLWTLQYILQVNLSSNSLSGVLSPGIQSLKVLRDLDLSNNLLSGNIPTTLGGLQALETLSLADNRFEGAIPNTFGALISLVSLDLSNNSLSGEIPKSLEALTYLKNFNVSVNNLQGEIPSNGPFKTFSAQSFLLNHALCGSPRQGVPLCKVDMIKRSKLLVMKCIFPSVLSILMTVIVTFVFTRCHYRRRKHSSIDRVDSLPLATWRRMSYLEIQQATDDFSECNLLGLGSFGSVFKGILSDGTIVAIKVFYLRAERVLRSFDSECEILRNIRHRNLIKILSSCCNADFKALILEFMPNGSLEKWLYSHNYFLDMLQRLNIMIDVASALEYLHHDYSTPVIHCDLKPQNILLDEDMVAHVSDFGIAKLLDEGDSKTWTLTQATLGYMAPEYGSMGIVSTRGDVYSFGILLMETFTRKKPTDEMFVEEMSLKNLVETSLPNAVIEVMDGNLLREEDGFAAKVNCMLSIMNLALNCTIESSEQRINMKEALAKLKKIKLQFQQDVGGP, encoded by the exons ATGGCTACCTTGGCTATGACAGCCAAGAATATAACAACCGATCAATCTGCTCTTTTTCAATTCAAAGCACAAATCACTTCCGATCCTTACGGTGTACTGGCATATAACTGGTCCTTTTCTAATCCAATTTGCAGCTGGGTTGGTATTTCCTGTGGTGCTCGCCATGAAAGAGTCACGGCCTTGAACCTTTCATTCATGGATCTCGGTGGCAACATCTCTCCACACCTGGGCAATCTCTCATTCCTGGTGAATCTTGATCTTAGTTACAACCATTTCCATGGCCATCTTCCGAATGAGCTGGGGCAATTACGCCGACTGAGAGTCTTTTCTGTCGGTAACAATAGAATAAGTGGAGGCATTCCGGGATTTATCGGTCTCTTATCCAAACTCCAAAtccttaaacttgaatttaataatttctcagATACTATCCCAGATGCTCTCTACAATGTAACTACGCTAGAGGCCTTGTGGTCACGCGACAATAAAATCCAAGGAAGCATTTCACCAAAGATCGCGAAGCTCACCAGGCTGAAAACTTTCTATATGGCAAATAACTTCCTCTCGGGCTCCATACCTTGGAGTAGCATCTACAACAGTTCTTCACTACAAGGGTTTCGTTTAGGCAACAATTCTTTGTCTGGCAGTCTGCCGGATGATCTCTGTAATTGCCTTCCAAAACTTGAATGGCTAACTCTGTCTTTTAATAGACTTTCTGGCCAGCTTCCAAGAAGTTTAGGCAACTGCAGCGAGGCTAATACTTATTCATTGGCACATAATAAATTCACAGGGCTCATACCACAAAATATTGGCAATTCGAGTAAGATTACGCGGTTGATTCTTGATCATAACAGCTTAGAAG GTAACATTCCACAAGGGATTGGCAAGTTGAAGAATCTACAGCTTTTAGCTCTTAGTTACAATAATTTAGCTG GCAAAATTCCAGAGGAGTTAGGCAATTTGCAAAATCTACAAGgtctatttataaatttcaatagtTTAAGTGGTGTAATTCCAGTCTCAATCTTCAATGTTTCAaccataatatatattagtctAGTTGGGAATAACCTTTCAGGCTATCTACCATCAACCATTGGCCAGGGGGTTCCCAACTTGAAAATTCTTTTCATAGGGTTTAATGAACTTACTGGAACAATCCCCACCTCCATTATCAATGCTTCCAAGCTCGCTGTGCTAGATCTGTCCGCGAACTCATTTTCTGGGCTTGTTCCAAATACACTTGGCAACTTGAAATACCTCGAACGTCTTAACCTTGAGTTCAATAACTTCACCACTGAATCTCCCTCTGCAGAATGGAGCTTTCTGTCTTCTTTGACAAAGTGCAGGAAACTAAGGATTCTATGTTTGGATCATAATCCACTGTATGGCGTCATACCACTTTCAATCGGCAATTTATCTGAAActcttgaaatttttgttgcaaGTAATTGCAAGATCAGGGGCAGCATTCCTACGCAGGTGGGTAACTTGCATAGCTTGATAGAGTTCGATCTTTTGGAAAATGATTTGAGTGGATTTATTCCAACATCGATGGGAAATTTGTGGAATCTCCAAGGTCTGCggctaaataaaaataattttttgggaTTCATTCCTTACGAGCTTTGCCAATTACACATGTTAGATAAACTGTTGTTGAATGATAATATGCTCTTTGGGGCAATACCAACATGTTTGGCGAATTTGACTTCTCTAAGAGATCTGCAGCTAGGCTCCAACAAATTTAACTCTAGCATTCCCCCGTCCTTATGGACTCTTCAGTATATCTTACAGGTAAACTTGTCATCAAATTCATTGAGTGGTGTTTTATCTCCAGGTATACAGAGTTTGAAGGTCTTGAGAGATCTAGATTTGTCAAACAATCTCTTGTCAGGAAATATTCCCACCACCCTTGGGGGCCTTCAAGCTCTTGAAACTCTATCTTTGGCAGACAATAGATTTGAAGGTGCCATCCCCAACACATTTGGGGCATTGATAAGCTTGGTATCCTTGGATCTCTCAAACAATAGTCTTTCAGGTGAAATTCCCAAATCATTGGAGGCGCTCACCTATCTCAAAAATTTCAATGTCTCTGTAAATAATTTACAAGGGGAAATTCCTAGCAATGGTCCTTTCAAAACATTTTCTGCTCAatcatttttgttaaatcaCGCATTGTGCGGTTCGCCTAGGCAAGGGGTTCCTCTTTGCAAGGTTGACATGATCAAACGATCAAAATTACTAGTAATGAAATGCATTTTCCCTTCAGTTCTGTCAATTTTAATGACAGTGATTGTAACCTTTGTCTTCACAAGGTGTCAttatagaagaagaaaacattCTTCAATTGATCGAGTCGATTCGTTACCTTTAGCAACATGGAGAAGAATGTCATATCTAGAAATTCAACAAGCCACAGATGATTTTAGCGAGTGCAACTTGCTTGGTCTTGGCAGCTTTGGTTCAGTGTTCAAAGGGATACTTTCAGATGGAACTATAGTTGcaataaaagttttttatttgcGAGCAGAGAGAGTACTTAGAAGCTTTGATTCTGAATGTGAAATATTGCGCAACATTCGCCATCGAAATCTCATAAAAATCTTGAGCAGCTGCTGTAATGCCGATTTCAAGGCCTTGATACTTGAATTCATGCCAAATGGTAGTCTTGAGAAGTGGTTGTATTCTCACAACTATTTCCTAGATATGCTACAAAGGTTGAACATAATGATAGATGTTGCTTCGGCTCTTGAATATCTCCACCATGATTATTCAACACCAGTCATCCATTGTGATTTGAAGCCTCAGAATATCTTGTTGGATGAAGATATGGTTGCCCATGTGAGTGATTTTGGCATTGCCAAGCTGTTAGACGAAGGAGATTCGAAGACATGGACCCTTACACAAGCGACTCTGGGGTATATGGCACCAG AGTATGGATCAATGGGAATTGTCTCAACAAGAGGAGATGTCTACAGTTTTGGCATTTTGTTGATGGAAACTTTCACAAGAAAGAAGCCCACAGATGAGATGTTTGTTGAAGAAATGAGCTTAAAGAACTTGGTGGAGACATCGTTGCCTAATGCAGTAATTGAAGTTATGGATGGTAATTTGTTAAGAGAGGAAGATGGTTTTGCTGCGAAAGTGAATTGCATGTTAAGCATCATGAATTTGGCTTTGAATTGTACAATAGAGTCATCTGAACAAAGGATTAATATGAAAGAAGCCTTGGCAAAACTCAAGAAGATCAAATTGCAGTTTCAACAAGATGTGGGAGGTCCCTAA
- the LOC123204706 gene encoding uncharacterized protein LOC123204706, with the protein MKRALFYTRNFLLFPPKFNASRTISLVQHGSPAPPTVRFYTPESKSSNFAQTQNNNGARGVEDVSNEELKRRLDKFFEGHEEAIPSIFEAILRRKLAGKHEESDDELMEEIGHKNSDEADAKDAEEDSDSEQD; encoded by the exons ATGAAACGAGCTCTGTTTTACACTCGCAATTTTCTTCTGTTCCCACCCAAATTCAACGCCAGTCGTACAATTTCACTTGTTCAACACGGTTCTCCAGCCCCTCCCACAGTCAGGTTCTACACACCCGAGTCTAAATCATCCAATTTCGCCCAAACCCAGAACAATAATGGCGCTAGAGGCGTTGAGGACGTTAGCAACGAAG AGCTTAAAAGGAGACTAGACAAGTTCTTTGAGGGACATGAGGAGGCAATCCCATCAATCTTTGAAGCCATATTGAGAAGGAAGTTAGCAGGAAAGCATGAAGAGAGtgatgatgaattgatggaagaaATTGGACACAAAAATTCAGATGAAGCTGATGCCAAAGATGCAGAAGAAGACTCTGATTCTGAGCAAGATTGA
- the LOC123204925 gene encoding uncharacterized protein LOC123204925, giving the protein MRRTLLKNASLFARNPLRSPNPNPAILPLAASARCPLRLYSADSNDSSNDQGLPAPVAESTLAAQTQKKDVSLDVPDVSNKELKMRVEKYFKGDEEALPAILEAILQRKLTGKHYETDDELVEELQMKPLDDVKDKEFESDFEELYETDEEIDDLYNARDYVMKKMVKDEYFNMDDKKWDEMISEAVQHGYMKDTRECEAILEDMLSWDKLLPDDIKKNVEEKFNELGDMCERGELEPEQAYELFKKFEDEIVSEYMKKVDAEGPPQFDLTAEPDMKKDIDDPPGEGPILRWQTRAIFAPGGDAWHPKNRKVKMSVTVKELGLSKHQFRWLRELVGKRYHPGKDELTITSERFEHREENRKDCLRTLFSLIEEAGKANKMAEDARTSYVKDRLRANPAFMERLCAKKMRSQGSNSVNA; this is encoded by the exons ATGAGACGAACTCTGCTGAAAAATGCTTCTCTCTTTGCTCGAAACCCTCTGCGCAGTCCAAACCCTAACCCAGCAATCCTCCCACTCGCTGCTTCGGCTCGGTGTCCACTCAGACTCTACTCGGCCGACTCAAATGACTCCTCCAATGACCAAGGCCTCCCGGCCCCTGTTGCTGAATCCACATTGGCAGCTCAAACCCAGAAGAAGGACGTATCTCTCGACGTTCCGGATGTGAGTAACAAAg AGCTAAAAATGCGGGTTGAGAAGTATTTTAAAGGAGATGAAGAGGCATTGCCAGCTATTCTTGAAGCTATATTACAGAGGAAGTTGACAGGGAAGCACTATGAGACAGATGATGAGTTGGTGGAAGAATTGCAGATGAAACCACTAGATGATGTCAAGGACAAAGAGTTTGAATCAGATTTTGAGGAGTTGTATGAGACTGATGAGGAGATTGATGATTTGTATAATGCAAGGGATTATGTTATGAAGAAGATGGTGAAGGATGAATACTTCAACATGGATGATAAGAAGTGGGATGAGATGATTAGTGAAGCAGTTCAGCATGGGTATATGAAAGACACGAGAGAATGCGAGGCAATTCTTGAGGATATGCTTAGCTGGGACAAGCTTCTGCCAG ATGATATCAAGAAAAATGTGGAGGAGAAGTTCAATGAGCTGGGGGATATGTGTGAAAGGGGGGAGCTTGAACCTGAACAAGCATATGAGCTGTTTAAGAAGTTTGAGGATGAGATTGTATCTGAATACATGAAAAAGGTCGACGCAGAGGGTCCGCCACAGTTTGATTTAACTGCAGAGCCAGACATGAAGAAGGACATTGATGACCCACCGGGAGAGGGGCCAATCCTGAGGTGGCAAACACGGGCCATTTTTGCTCCTGGTGGTGATGCCTGGCATCCCAAAAACAGAAAAGTAAAAATGTCTGTCACTGTGAAAGAGCTCGGCCTTTCAAAACATCAATTCCGTTGGCTGAGAGAACTAGTCGGGAAAAGGTATCATCCGGGAAAAGATGAGCTTACTATCACCAGTGAGAG GTTTGAACACCGAGAGGAAAACCGAAAAGATTGCCTTAGGACTCTCTTTTCCCTGATAGAGGAAGCTGGGAAAGCAAACAAGATGGCGGAGGATGCTCGAACTTCTTATGTGAAGGACAGACTCAGAGCTAATCCAGCATTTATGGAAAGGTTGTGTGCCAAGAAGATGAGATCACAAGGATCTAACTCTGTGAATGCATGA
- the LOC123203937 gene encoding dihydrolipoyllysine-residue succinyltransferase component of 2-oxoglutarate dehydrogenase complex 2, mitochondrial-like isoform X3 encodes MHFIQQKIFIEYIMLDKGNDEVPHAHQLGELLETSQVVTIDVASPEAVVIKELVAKGETVEPGFKIAIISKSGEGVAHVAPLEKIPEWATRKPSLAEKIKRRSRNRAVPQKWNQNLPRVGQFWFWIDFFAHPYLYLFLKY; translated from the exons ATGCACTTCAT TcagcaaaaaatatttattgagtACATCATGCTGGATAAGGGGAATGATGAAGTGCCACATGCTCACCAGCTTGGTGAACTGCTAGAGACATCTCAAGTG GTAACAATTGATGTTGCAAGTCCAGAAGCAGTTGTGATTAAAGAG CTTGTAGCCAAAGGAGAAACTGTGGAACCAGGTTTCAAAATTGCTATCATTTCAAAGTCTGGTGAAGGTGTAGCTCATGTTGCTCCCTTGGAGAAAATACCAGAGTGGGCTACTCGTAAGCCATCTCTTGCTGAAAAGATAAAGAGGAGAAGTCGGAACCGAGCGGTTCCTCAAAAATGGAACCAGAACCTACCCAGGGTAGGCCAGTTCTGG TTCTGGATCGATTTTTTTGCTCACCCCTACTTATATCTATTTCTTAAATACTGA
- the LOC123203937 gene encoding dihydrolipoyllysine-residue succinyltransferase component of 2-oxoglutarate dehydrogenase complex 1, mitochondrial-like isoform X1 gives MHFIQQKIFIEYIMLDKGNDEVPHAHQLGELLETSQVVTIDVASPEAVVIKELVAKGETVEPGFKIAIISKSGEGVAHVAPLEKIPEWATRKPSLAEKIKRRSRNRAVPQKWNQNLPRVGQFWVRTRTEGWVPIGSGSGSIFLLTPTYIYFLNTDHCIPFYEFIYFSRIRDKMFNFL, from the exons ATGCACTTCAT TcagcaaaaaatatttattgagtACATCATGCTGGATAAGGGGAATGATGAAGTGCCACATGCTCACCAGCTTGGTGAACTGCTAGAGACATCTCAAGTG GTAACAATTGATGTTGCAAGTCCAGAAGCAGTTGTGATTAAAGAG CTTGTAGCCAAAGGAGAAACTGTGGAACCAGGTTTCAAAATTGCTATCATTTCAAAGTCTGGTGAAGGTGTAGCTCATGTTGCTCCCTTGGAGAAAATACCAGAGTGGGCTACTCGTAAGCCATCTCTTGCTGAAAAGATAAAGAGGAGAAGTCGGAACCGAGCGGTTCCTCAAAAATGGAACCAGAACCTACCCAGGGTAGGCCAGTTCTGGGTAAGAACTAGAACCGAAGGGTGGGTACCCATCGGTTCTGGTTCTGGATCGATTTTTTTGCTCACCCCTACTTATATCTATTTCTTAAATACTGACCATTGTATTCCCTTTTATGAGTTTATCTACTTTTCAAGAATCAGGGATAAAATGTTCAATTTCTTGTGA